A single region of the Glycine max cultivar Williams 82 chromosome 20, Glycine_max_v4.0, whole genome shotgun sequence genome encodes:
- the HSF-37 gene encoding heat stress transcription factor A-6b, with protein MDPHGQVKEEFLGESSSFCGGYDPQPILVVPQPIEGLHETGPPPFLTKTYDIVDDPSTNHIVSWSTGNNSFVVWDPQAFSITLLPKFFKHNNFSSFVRQLNTYGFRKVDPDKWEFANELFLRGQKILLKNIRRRKANHQSHAMQQQGVVEPCVEVGPFGLDGEVDRLRRDRQVLMVELVKLRQQQQSTKSHLQEMEGRLKKTEQKQQQMMNFLARAMQNPNFVQQLAQQKEYWRKELEEAFSKKRRRPIDQGPSNVVEVGGDDELLGCAEECSNFVKLEPQEYTAKVLEFEVPDLPLVLNLDEENIESQKRILEEDNIRLESRDKDIDEVFWQDLLNEGIEDHGVLGVEDVDVLANQLGYLASSPK; from the exons ATGGATCCTCATGGTCAAGTGAAGGAAGAGTTTCTTGGAGAAAGTTCTTCCTTTTGTGGTGGCTATGATCCGCAGCCAATACTGGTTGTTCCTCAACCAATTGAGGGGCTTCATGAAACTGGCCCTCCACCATTCCTCACAAAAACATACGACATCGTTGATGACCCTTCCACAAACCATATAGTCTCCTGGAGCACGGGGAACAACAGCTTCGTTGTGTGGGATCCACAGGCCTTTTCCATAACCCTTCTCCCCAAATTCTTCAAGCACAACAATTTCTCCAGTTTTGTCAGGCAACTCAACACCTAT GGGTTTAGAAAGGTTGATCCAGATAAGTGGGAGTTTGCTAATGAGTTGTTTCTTAGAGGGCAAAAGATTCTTCTGAAGAACATTAGAAGGAGGAAAGCAAATCATCAATCTCACGCAATGCAGCAGCAAGGTGTAGTAGAGCCTTGTGTTGAGGTGGGGCCGTTTGGATTAGATGGAGAAGTTGATCGGTTGAGGCGAGACAGGCAAGTTCTTATGGTGGAGTTGGTGAAGCTCAGACAACAGCAGCAAAGTACCAAATCTCACCTTCAAGAAATGGAAGGAAGGCTTAAAAAGACTGAACAGAAACAGCAACAAATGATGAATTTTTTGGCCAGGGCAATGCAGAATCCAAACTTCGTCCAACAATTAGCTCAGCAAAAGGAGTACTGGAGAAAGGAGCTTGAGGAAGCTTTttccaagaagaggaggaggccTATTGATCAAGGGCCTagtaatgttgttgaagtaGGTGGTGATGATGAGTTATTAGGTTGTGCTGAAGAGTGTTCAAATTTCGTTAAACTTGAACCGCAGGAATACACTGCCAAGGTATTAGAGTTTGAGGTACCTGATCTACCCCTTGTTTTGAATCTTGATGAGGAGAATATTGAAAGCCAAAAGAGAATATTGGAGGAAGATAATATTCGACTAGAAAGTAGAGATAAAGATATTGATGAAGTGTTTTGGCAAGATTTGCTTAATGAGGGTATTGAAGATCATGGTGTACTAGGTGTTGAAGATGTAGATGTATTGGCCAATCAACTTGGTTATTTGGCCTCTAGTCCTAAATAG
- the LOC100815942 gene encoding dymeclin isoform X4, giving the protein MGSVPSTPRRGGAYSPETAEYLIGTFVGDTPFPLSSEFWQKLLELPLNVQWSTQRVQQACELLAKNNCHTRHLAKILFHLACCLQEYMSSSGALPLVYEKAFNAVYISSIFLKHLIESVQGENIQLYLSLEDNEDVQKDVLRDQTIENLVMRNVLSFIASVEVSPDTFLLHLELLNFMIIGMSTQLLCGPSPGPNDVNPFLDAAMAQDSSLVGAVVCRLLLNFMARSNVPSNRATYSILYDGNQSSVLQRVGSAAVDRVDIEGNAHSARHIKLPFASLFDTLGICLADEAAVLLLYSLLQGNSAFLEYVLVRTDLDALLMPILEALYNAPSRTANQIYMLLIILLILSQDSSFNASIHKLILTGVPWYKERLFHQTSLGSLMVIILSRTVQYNLSKLRDVYLQTTCLATLANMAPHVHRLSAYASQRLVSLFDMLSRKYNKLAERRDNKLHIAKGNSVEGNNLVEDMSTELHIYTDFLRLVLEIINAILTYALPRNPEVVYAIMHRQEVFQPFKNHPRFNELIDNIYTVLDFFNSRMDAQREDGDWSVHEVLQVIIVNCRSWRGDGMKMFTQLRFTYEQESHPEEFFIPYVWQLVLSHCGFSFNTGAINLFPVDLQTERLENGVVGSTLQNGDFDKSEYQLDP; this is encoded by the exons ATGGGGTCGGTGCCGTCAACGCCGCGCAGGGGTGGCGCATACTCTCCGGAGACGGCGGAGTATCTGATCGGAACTTTCGTCGGCGACACGCCCTTCCCCCTCTCATCGGAGTTCTGGCAGAAATTGCTGGAGCTTCCTCTCAATGTTCAATGGTCCACTCAGCGTGTTCAACAAGCTTGCGAGCTATTAG CCAAAAACAATTGTCACACCAGGCATCTTGCGAAGATTTTGTTCCATCTAGCGTGCTGCTTGCAAGAGTACATGTCTTCTTCTGGTGCGTTGCCCTTGGTCTATGAAAAGGCTTTTAATGCAGTGTACATCAGTTCGATATTTTTAAAGCACTTGATTGAGAGCGTCCAAGGTGAGAATATCCAGTTATACCTGTCTCTTGAAGATAATGAGGATGTACAGAAGGATGTTTTGAGAG ACCAAACCATCGAAAATCTTGTTATGCGTAATGTGCTGAGCTTTATAGCATCAGTAGAAGTGAG tcCCGACACATTTCTCCTACATCTAGAGCTGCTTAATTTCATGATTATTGGAATGTCAACTCAACTTCTCTGTGGGCCATCTCCTGGACCAAATGATGTGAACCCCTTTCTTGATGCAGCAATGGCTCAG GACAGCTCTCTGGTTGGTGCAGTTGTTTGCAGATTGCTTCTAAATTTCATGGCCCGTTCTAATGTTCCATCTAATAGGGCAACTTATTCCATCTTGTATGATGGAAATCAGAGTAGTGTGCTACAGAGAGTTGGTTCTGCAGCTG TGGATCGTGTAGATATTGAGGGCAATGCACATAGTGCTCGACACATAAAGCTTCCCTTTGCTTCATTGTTTGATACACTTGGCAT ATGCTTAGCTGATGAGGCAgctgttctattgctttactcaTTGTTGCAAGGGAATTCTGCCTTTCTGGAGTATGTATTAGTGCGGACAGATCTGGATGCATTG TTAATGCCAATTCTGGAAGCTCTATACAATGCTCCAAGTAGGACTGCTAATCAAATTTACATGTTGCTAATTATACTTCTCATACTCAGTCAAGATTCTTCTTTTAATGCAAGCATTCATAAGCTG ATATTAACTGGTGTTCCTTGGTACAAAGAACGCCTGTTCCATCAGACTTCTCTTGGTTCGCTCATGGTCATAATTCTTAGCAGAACTGTACAGTATAATTTGTCAAAACTACGG GATGTCTATCTCCAAACAACATGCCTGGCAACCTTGGCAAACATGGCACCTCATGTTCATCGTTTGAGTGCATATGCATCTCAGAGATTAGTCAGCCTTTTTGATATGCTTTCACGCAA GTATAACAAATTAGCTGAACGCAGAGATAATAAGCTCCATATTGCAAAAGGAAACTCAGTTGAAGGAAACAACCTTGTAGAAGATATG TCAACTGAATTGCACATTTATACTGACTTCTTGAGGCTTGTACTAGAAATAATAAATGCAATCCTGACTTATGCACTACCTCGGAATCCTGAG GTAGTGTATGCAATAATGCACAGGCAGGAAGTCTTTCAGCCATTCAAGAATCATCCACGTTTCAATGAACTGATTGATAACATTTATACT GTATTAGATTTTTTCAATAGTCGAATGGATGCTCAAAGAGAGGATGGTGACTGGTCAGTCCATGAAGTGCTCCAAGTCATAATTGTCAATTGTCGTTCTTGGAGGGGTGATGGAATGAAG ATGTTTACTCAACTGCGCTTCACATATGAACAAGAGAGTCATCCAGAGGAGTTTTTTATCCCATATGTCTGGCAGCTAGTTCTATCCCATTG TGGATTCTCATTCAACACAGGAGCCATAAATTTGTTTCCAGTTGATCTACAAACAGAA AGACTTGAAAATGGGGTGGTGGGAAGCACACTCCAAAATGGTGATTTTGACAAGTCTGAGTATCAGCTTGATCCATAA
- the LOC100499675 gene encoding transmembrane emp24 domain-containing protein p24beta3-like isoform X1 yields MRSSKMWMVFMCLTVSFFARIESLSVTVNDVECVYEYVLYEGDTVSGNFVVVDHDIFWSSDHPGIDFTVTTAAGNTVHSIKGTSGDKFSFKAPSHGMYKFCFHNPYSTPETVSFYIHVGHIPSEHDLAKDEHLDPINVKIAELREALESVTAEQKYLKARDARHRHTNESTRKRVVFYTVGEYLLLAAVSALQVIYIRRLFSKSVAYNRV; encoded by the exons ATGAGAAGCTCGAAGATGTGGATGGTTTTCATGTGTCTGACGGTGAGCTTCTTCGCTCGCATTGAATCGCTATCCGTGACGGTGAACGACGTCGAGTGCGTCTACGAGTACGTACTTTACGAGGGCGACACCGTTTCGGGGAACTTTGTTGTCGTCGACCATGACATTTTCTGGAGCTCTGATCACCCCGGCATTGATTTCACG GTGACAACTGCTGCAGGGAATACTGTCCACAGTATCAAGGGAACCTCTGGTGACAAGTTCAGTTTTAAAGCCCCATCACATGGaatgtataaattttgttttcataacCCTTACTCAACACCTGAGACTGTTTCTTTCTACATTCATGTTGGTCACATCCCCTCTGAGCATGATCTTGCCAAAGATG AGCATTTGGACCCAATTAATGTTAAGATCGCTGAGCTCAGAGAGGCACTAGAATCTGTTACAGCTGAACAGAAGTACTTGAAAGCCCGTGATGCAAGGCATCGTCATA CTAATGAGAGCACACGGAAGCGTGTTGTATTCTACACTGTGGGAGAGTACCTTCTCTTGGCTGCTGTTAGTGCACTGCAAGTCATATACATTAGGCGCCTTTTCAGCAAGTCAGTGGCCTACAATCGTGTTTGA
- the ELIP gene encoding early light-induced protein, producing the protein MAASSYAMQSILANPLIRISSGSRVNQFGVPALHMRRNVGLRVRSMAKEEQPSEPATPVTPPPSVEPKPQPVSAPSPKVSTKFSDVLAFSGPAPERINGRLAMIGFVAAMAVEVAKGQGVLEQISNGGIPWFLGTSVVLTLASLIPLFQGVSVESKSKGFMSSDAELWNGRFAMLGLIALAFTEYVKGSTLV; encoded by the exons ATGGCTGCCTCTTCTTATGCTATGCAATCAATCCTGGCAAACCCTTTGATCCGCATTTCCAGCGGGTCTAGGGTGAACCAATTTGGCGTTCCTGCTTTGCACATGAGAAGGAATGTTGGCCTGAGAGTTAGGTCCATGGCTAAG GAAGAACAACCAAGTGAGCCTGCAACCCCAGTTACACCGCCACCATCAGTAGAACCCAAGCCACAGCCAGTCTCTGCTCCTTCACCAAAG GTGAGCACTAAGTTTTCTGATGTGTTGGCATTCAGTGGGCCAGCACCTGAGAGGATCAATGGAAGGTTGGCCATGATTGGGTTTGTGGCTGCAATGGCAGTGGAAGTAGCCAAAGGGCAAGGTGTGTTAGAACAAATATCCAATGGTGGCATCCCATGGTTCTTGGGGACAAGTGTGGTCCTTACCCTTGCTTCCTTGATTCCACTCTTCCAAGGTGTCAGCGTGGAGTCTAAGTCCAAAGGGTTCATGTCCTCAGATGCAGAACTGTGGAATGGGAGATTTGCTATGTTGGGTTTGATTGCTCTGGCTTTTACTGAGTATGTTAAGGGTAGTACTTTGGTATAA
- the LOC100815942 gene encoding dymeclin isoform X3: protein MGSVPSTPRRGGAYSPETAEYLIGTFVGDTPFPLSSEFWQKLLELPLNVQWSTQRVQQACELLAKNNCHTRHLAKILFHLACCLQEYMSSSGALPLVYEKAFNAVYISSIFLKHLIESVQGENIQLYLSLEDNEDVQKDVLRDQTIENLVMRNVLSFIASVEVSPDTFLLHLELLNFMIIGMSTQLLCGPSPGPNDVNPFLDAAMAQDSSLVGAVVCRLLLNFMARSNVPSNRATYSILYDGNQSSVLQRVGSAAVDRVDIEGNAHSARHIKLPFASLFDTLGICLADEAAVLLLYSLLQGNSAFLEYVLVRTDLDALLMPILEALYNAPSRTANQIYMLLIILLILSQDSSFNASIHKLILTGVPWYKERLFHQTSLGSLMVIILSRTVQYNLSKLRDVYLQTTCLATLANMAPHVHRLSAYASQRLVSLFDMLSRKYNKLAERRDNKLHIAKGNSVEGNNLVEDMILLVQSTELHIYTDFLRLVLEIINAILTYALPRNPEVVYAIMHRQEVFQPFKNHPRFNELIDNIYTVLDFFNSRMDAQREDGDWSVHEVLQVIIVNCRSWRGDGMKMFTQLRFTYEQESHPEEFFIPYVWQLVLSHCGFSFNTGAINLFPVDLQTERLENGVVGSTLQNGDFDKSEYQLDP from the exons ATGGGGTCGGTGCCGTCAACGCCGCGCAGGGGTGGCGCATACTCTCCGGAGACGGCGGAGTATCTGATCGGAACTTTCGTCGGCGACACGCCCTTCCCCCTCTCATCGGAGTTCTGGCAGAAATTGCTGGAGCTTCCTCTCAATGTTCAATGGTCCACTCAGCGTGTTCAACAAGCTTGCGAGCTATTAG CCAAAAACAATTGTCACACCAGGCATCTTGCGAAGATTTTGTTCCATCTAGCGTGCTGCTTGCAAGAGTACATGTCTTCTTCTGGTGCGTTGCCCTTGGTCTATGAAAAGGCTTTTAATGCAGTGTACATCAGTTCGATATTTTTAAAGCACTTGATTGAGAGCGTCCAAGGTGAGAATATCCAGTTATACCTGTCTCTTGAAGATAATGAGGATGTACAGAAGGATGTTTTGAGAG ACCAAACCATCGAAAATCTTGTTATGCGTAATGTGCTGAGCTTTATAGCATCAGTAGAAGTGAG tcCCGACACATTTCTCCTACATCTAGAGCTGCTTAATTTCATGATTATTGGAATGTCAACTCAACTTCTCTGTGGGCCATCTCCTGGACCAAATGATGTGAACCCCTTTCTTGATGCAGCAATGGCTCAG GACAGCTCTCTGGTTGGTGCAGTTGTTTGCAGATTGCTTCTAAATTTCATGGCCCGTTCTAATGTTCCATCTAATAGGGCAACTTATTCCATCTTGTATGATGGAAATCAGAGTAGTGTGCTACAGAGAGTTGGTTCTGCAGCTG TGGATCGTGTAGATATTGAGGGCAATGCACATAGTGCTCGACACATAAAGCTTCCCTTTGCTTCATTGTTTGATACACTTGGCAT ATGCTTAGCTGATGAGGCAgctgttctattgctttactcaTTGTTGCAAGGGAATTCTGCCTTTCTGGAGTATGTATTAGTGCGGACAGATCTGGATGCATTG TTAATGCCAATTCTGGAAGCTCTATACAATGCTCCAAGTAGGACTGCTAATCAAATTTACATGTTGCTAATTATACTTCTCATACTCAGTCAAGATTCTTCTTTTAATGCAAGCATTCATAAGCTG ATATTAACTGGTGTTCCTTGGTACAAAGAACGCCTGTTCCATCAGACTTCTCTTGGTTCGCTCATGGTCATAATTCTTAGCAGAACTGTACAGTATAATTTGTCAAAACTACGG GATGTCTATCTCCAAACAACATGCCTGGCAACCTTGGCAAACATGGCACCTCATGTTCATCGTTTGAGTGCATATGCATCTCAGAGATTAGTCAGCCTTTTTGATATGCTTTCACGCAA GTATAACAAATTAGCTGAACGCAGAGATAATAAGCTCCATATTGCAAAAGGAAACTCAGTTGAAGGAAACAACCTTGTAGAAGATATG ATTCTTTTGGTGCAGTCAACTGAATTGCACATTTATACTGACTTCTTGAGGCTTGTACTAGAAATAATAAATGCAATCCTGACTTATGCACTACCTCGGAATCCTGAG GTAGTGTATGCAATAATGCACAGGCAGGAAGTCTTTCAGCCATTCAAGAATCATCCACGTTTCAATGAACTGATTGATAACATTTATACT GTATTAGATTTTTTCAATAGTCGAATGGATGCTCAAAGAGAGGATGGTGACTGGTCAGTCCATGAAGTGCTCCAAGTCATAATTGTCAATTGTCGTTCTTGGAGGGGTGATGGAATGAAG ATGTTTACTCAACTGCGCTTCACATATGAACAAGAGAGTCATCCAGAGGAGTTTTTTATCCCATATGTCTGGCAGCTAGTTCTATCCCATTG TGGATTCTCATTCAACACAGGAGCCATAAATTTGTTTCCAGTTGATCTACAAACAGAA AGACTTGAAAATGGGGTGGTGGGAAGCACACTCCAAAATGGTGATTTTGACAAGTCTGAGTATCAGCTTGATCCATAA
- the LOC100815942 gene encoding dymeclin isoform X1: protein MGSVPSTPRRGGAYSPETAEYLIGTFVGDTPFPLSSEFWQKLLELPLNVQWSTQRVQQACELLAKNNCHTRHLAKILFHLACCLQEYMSSSGALPLVYEKAFNAVYISSIFLKHLIESVQGENIQLYLSLEDNEDVQKDVLRDQTIENLVMRNVLSFIASVEVSPDTFLLHLELLNFMIIGMSTQLLCGPSPGPNDVNPFLDAAMAQDSSLVGAVVCRLLLNFMARSNVPSNRATYSILYDGNQSSVLQRVGSAAANIVLFPFSYLVSSSGEESKSPIADISIHVLLVLVHYHKCLVSEDYANHKSSTSDSLLKENPHFSDNPYCKALEHAIDCELDRVDIEGNAHSARHIKLPFASLFDTLGICLADEAAVLLLYSLLQGNSAFLEYVLVRTDLDALLMPILEALYNAPSRTANQIYMLLIILLILSQDSSFNASIHKLILTGVPWYKERLFHQTSLGSLMVIILSRTVQYNLSKLRDVYLQTTCLATLANMAPHVHRLSAYASQRLVSLFDMLSRKYNKLAERRDNKLHIAKGNSVEGNNLVEDMILLVQSTELHIYTDFLRLVLEIINAILTYALPRNPEVVYAIMHRQEVFQPFKNHPRFNELIDNIYTVLDFFNSRMDAQREDGDWSVHEVLQVIIVNCRSWRGDGMKMFTQLRFTYEQESHPEEFFIPYVWQLVLSHCGFSFNTGAINLFPVDLQTERLENGVVGSTLQNGDFDKSEYQLDP from the exons ATGGGGTCGGTGCCGTCAACGCCGCGCAGGGGTGGCGCATACTCTCCGGAGACGGCGGAGTATCTGATCGGAACTTTCGTCGGCGACACGCCCTTCCCCCTCTCATCGGAGTTCTGGCAGAAATTGCTGGAGCTTCCTCTCAATGTTCAATGGTCCACTCAGCGTGTTCAACAAGCTTGCGAGCTATTAG CCAAAAACAATTGTCACACCAGGCATCTTGCGAAGATTTTGTTCCATCTAGCGTGCTGCTTGCAAGAGTACATGTCTTCTTCTGGTGCGTTGCCCTTGGTCTATGAAAAGGCTTTTAATGCAGTGTACATCAGTTCGATATTTTTAAAGCACTTGATTGAGAGCGTCCAAGGTGAGAATATCCAGTTATACCTGTCTCTTGAAGATAATGAGGATGTACAGAAGGATGTTTTGAGAG ACCAAACCATCGAAAATCTTGTTATGCGTAATGTGCTGAGCTTTATAGCATCAGTAGAAGTGAG tcCCGACACATTTCTCCTACATCTAGAGCTGCTTAATTTCATGATTATTGGAATGTCAACTCAACTTCTCTGTGGGCCATCTCCTGGACCAAATGATGTGAACCCCTTTCTTGATGCAGCAATGGCTCAG GACAGCTCTCTGGTTGGTGCAGTTGTTTGCAGATTGCTTCTAAATTTCATGGCCCGTTCTAATGTTCCATCTAATAGGGCAACTTATTCCATCTTGTATGATGGAAATCAGAGTAGTGTGCTACAGAGAGTTGGTTCTGCAGCTG caaatattgttttatttccaTTTAGTTATCTGGTCAGTTCGAGTGGTGAAGAATCAAAAAGTCCTATTGCAGATATCAGTATTCATGTGCTTCTTGTTCTCGTTCATTATCATAAATGTCTTGTGAGCGAGGATTACGCGAATCACAAATCTTCCACATCAGATTCTTTACTCAAAGAAAATCCTCACTTTTCTGACAATCCTTACTGCAAGGCCTTAGAACATGCAATTGATTgtgaat TGGATCGTGTAGATATTGAGGGCAATGCACATAGTGCTCGACACATAAAGCTTCCCTTTGCTTCATTGTTTGATACACTTGGCAT ATGCTTAGCTGATGAGGCAgctgttctattgctttactcaTTGTTGCAAGGGAATTCTGCCTTTCTGGAGTATGTATTAGTGCGGACAGATCTGGATGCATTG TTAATGCCAATTCTGGAAGCTCTATACAATGCTCCAAGTAGGACTGCTAATCAAATTTACATGTTGCTAATTATACTTCTCATACTCAGTCAAGATTCTTCTTTTAATGCAAGCATTCATAAGCTG ATATTAACTGGTGTTCCTTGGTACAAAGAACGCCTGTTCCATCAGACTTCTCTTGGTTCGCTCATGGTCATAATTCTTAGCAGAACTGTACAGTATAATTTGTCAAAACTACGG GATGTCTATCTCCAAACAACATGCCTGGCAACCTTGGCAAACATGGCACCTCATGTTCATCGTTTGAGTGCATATGCATCTCAGAGATTAGTCAGCCTTTTTGATATGCTTTCACGCAA GTATAACAAATTAGCTGAACGCAGAGATAATAAGCTCCATATTGCAAAAGGAAACTCAGTTGAAGGAAACAACCTTGTAGAAGATATG ATTCTTTTGGTGCAGTCAACTGAATTGCACATTTATACTGACTTCTTGAGGCTTGTACTAGAAATAATAAATGCAATCCTGACTTATGCACTACCTCGGAATCCTGAG GTAGTGTATGCAATAATGCACAGGCAGGAAGTCTTTCAGCCATTCAAGAATCATCCACGTTTCAATGAACTGATTGATAACATTTATACT GTATTAGATTTTTTCAATAGTCGAATGGATGCTCAAAGAGAGGATGGTGACTGGTCAGTCCATGAAGTGCTCCAAGTCATAATTGTCAATTGTCGTTCTTGGAGGGGTGATGGAATGAAG ATGTTTACTCAACTGCGCTTCACATATGAACAAGAGAGTCATCCAGAGGAGTTTTTTATCCCATATGTCTGGCAGCTAGTTCTATCCCATTG TGGATTCTCATTCAACACAGGAGCCATAAATTTGTTTCCAGTTGATCTACAAACAGAA AGACTTGAAAATGGGGTGGTGGGAAGCACACTCCAAAATGGTGATTTTGACAAGTCTGAGTATCAGCTTGATCCATAA
- the LOC100815942 gene encoding dymeclin isoform X2, protein MGSVPSTPRRGGAYSPETAEYLIGTFVGDTPFPLSSEFWQKLLELPLNVQWSTQRVQQACELLAKNNCHTRHLAKILFHLACCLQEYMSSSGALPLVYEKAFNAVYISSIFLKHLIESVQGENIQLYLSLEDNEDVQKDVLRDQTIENLVMRNVLSFIASVEVSPDTFLLHLELLNFMIIGMSTQLLCGPSPGPNDVNPFLDAAMAQDSSLVGAVVCRLLLNFMARSNVPSNRATYSILYDGNQSSVLQRVGSAAANIVLFPFSYLVSSSGEESKSPIADISIHVLLVLVHYHKCLVSEDYANHKSSTSDSLLKENPHFSDNPYCKALEHAIDCELDRVDIEGNAHSARHIKLPFASLFDTLGICLADEAAVLLLYSLLQGNSAFLEYVLVRTDLDALLMPILEALYNAPSRTANQIYMLLIILLILSQDSSFNASIHKLILTGVPWYKERLFHQTSLGSLMVIILSRTVQYNLSKLRDVYLQTTCLATLANMAPHVHRLSAYASQRLVSLFDMLSRKYNKLAERRDNKLHIAKGNSVEGNNLVEDMSTELHIYTDFLRLVLEIINAILTYALPRNPEVVYAIMHRQEVFQPFKNHPRFNELIDNIYTVLDFFNSRMDAQREDGDWSVHEVLQVIIVNCRSWRGDGMKMFTQLRFTYEQESHPEEFFIPYVWQLVLSHCGFSFNTGAINLFPVDLQTERLENGVVGSTLQNGDFDKSEYQLDP, encoded by the exons ATGGGGTCGGTGCCGTCAACGCCGCGCAGGGGTGGCGCATACTCTCCGGAGACGGCGGAGTATCTGATCGGAACTTTCGTCGGCGACACGCCCTTCCCCCTCTCATCGGAGTTCTGGCAGAAATTGCTGGAGCTTCCTCTCAATGTTCAATGGTCCACTCAGCGTGTTCAACAAGCTTGCGAGCTATTAG CCAAAAACAATTGTCACACCAGGCATCTTGCGAAGATTTTGTTCCATCTAGCGTGCTGCTTGCAAGAGTACATGTCTTCTTCTGGTGCGTTGCCCTTGGTCTATGAAAAGGCTTTTAATGCAGTGTACATCAGTTCGATATTTTTAAAGCACTTGATTGAGAGCGTCCAAGGTGAGAATATCCAGTTATACCTGTCTCTTGAAGATAATGAGGATGTACAGAAGGATGTTTTGAGAG ACCAAACCATCGAAAATCTTGTTATGCGTAATGTGCTGAGCTTTATAGCATCAGTAGAAGTGAG tcCCGACACATTTCTCCTACATCTAGAGCTGCTTAATTTCATGATTATTGGAATGTCAACTCAACTTCTCTGTGGGCCATCTCCTGGACCAAATGATGTGAACCCCTTTCTTGATGCAGCAATGGCTCAG GACAGCTCTCTGGTTGGTGCAGTTGTTTGCAGATTGCTTCTAAATTTCATGGCCCGTTCTAATGTTCCATCTAATAGGGCAACTTATTCCATCTTGTATGATGGAAATCAGAGTAGTGTGCTACAGAGAGTTGGTTCTGCAGCTG caaatattgttttatttccaTTTAGTTATCTGGTCAGTTCGAGTGGTGAAGAATCAAAAAGTCCTATTGCAGATATCAGTATTCATGTGCTTCTTGTTCTCGTTCATTATCATAAATGTCTTGTGAGCGAGGATTACGCGAATCACAAATCTTCCACATCAGATTCTTTACTCAAAGAAAATCCTCACTTTTCTGACAATCCTTACTGCAAGGCCTTAGAACATGCAATTGATTgtgaat TGGATCGTGTAGATATTGAGGGCAATGCACATAGTGCTCGACACATAAAGCTTCCCTTTGCTTCATTGTTTGATACACTTGGCAT ATGCTTAGCTGATGAGGCAgctgttctattgctttactcaTTGTTGCAAGGGAATTCTGCCTTTCTGGAGTATGTATTAGTGCGGACAGATCTGGATGCATTG TTAATGCCAATTCTGGAAGCTCTATACAATGCTCCAAGTAGGACTGCTAATCAAATTTACATGTTGCTAATTATACTTCTCATACTCAGTCAAGATTCTTCTTTTAATGCAAGCATTCATAAGCTG ATATTAACTGGTGTTCCTTGGTACAAAGAACGCCTGTTCCATCAGACTTCTCTTGGTTCGCTCATGGTCATAATTCTTAGCAGAACTGTACAGTATAATTTGTCAAAACTACGG GATGTCTATCTCCAAACAACATGCCTGGCAACCTTGGCAAACATGGCACCTCATGTTCATCGTTTGAGTGCATATGCATCTCAGAGATTAGTCAGCCTTTTTGATATGCTTTCACGCAA GTATAACAAATTAGCTGAACGCAGAGATAATAAGCTCCATATTGCAAAAGGAAACTCAGTTGAAGGAAACAACCTTGTAGAAGATATG TCAACTGAATTGCACATTTATACTGACTTCTTGAGGCTTGTACTAGAAATAATAAATGCAATCCTGACTTATGCACTACCTCGGAATCCTGAG GTAGTGTATGCAATAATGCACAGGCAGGAAGTCTTTCAGCCATTCAAGAATCATCCACGTTTCAATGAACTGATTGATAACATTTATACT GTATTAGATTTTTTCAATAGTCGAATGGATGCTCAAAGAGAGGATGGTGACTGGTCAGTCCATGAAGTGCTCCAAGTCATAATTGTCAATTGTCGTTCTTGGAGGGGTGATGGAATGAAG ATGTTTACTCAACTGCGCTTCACATATGAACAAGAGAGTCATCCAGAGGAGTTTTTTATCCCATATGTCTGGCAGCTAGTTCTATCCCATTG TGGATTCTCATTCAACACAGGAGCCATAAATTTGTTTCCAGTTGATCTACAAACAGAA AGACTTGAAAATGGGGTGGTGGGAAGCACACTCCAAAATGGTGATTTTGACAAGTCTGAGTATCAGCTTGATCCATAA